The following proteins are co-located in the Macadamia integrifolia cultivar HAES 741 chromosome 3, SCU_Mint_v3, whole genome shotgun sequence genome:
- the LOC122074328 gene encoding uncharacterized protein LOC122074328 encodes MACCRRVDDTMALRWNEFLPSVTSSPEGDNGRKEKTKRGCDRDRTQVQFMSVKLKKYLSAENGGGATMVTNRTDASGWETFKYVGISTRGQRIRAVAHSNQPGTSETFQIVRNGNDPKRIRNFRIRAPNGQFLPQTKTETLVTADFQGDQGWGDDNPSVFEMKIVHTMQGEFQLTYGYSPDRAPQIMRDHWSTYIVEEDFKFMSQNGLNAVRIPVGWWIASDPPPKHFVGGSIQALDNAFRWAQTYSMKIRVDLHAVPGSQNGNDHSGTRDGYQEWGASNIQDCVNVIDFLASRFKKLTFHRTSLQYTAT; translated from the exons ATGGCTTGTTGCAGAAGGGTGGATGACACCATGGCTCTTCGATGGAATGAGTTTTTGCCAAGTGTCACGTCATCACCAGAAGGAGATAATGGCCGGAAAGAGAAGACTAAGAGGGGGTGTGATCGG GATAGAACCCAAGTGCAGTTCATGTCTGTGAAGCTAAAGAAATATCTCAGTGCCGAGAATGGTGGTGGAGCCACTATGGTGACTAATCGCACGGACGCCTCCGGCTGGGAAACTTTTAAG TATGTGGGAATTAGTACAAGAGGCCAGAGAATAAGAGCTGTAGCACATTCAAACCAACCCGGTACGTCAGAAACGTTTCAGATTGTAAGGAACGGCAATGATCCCAAGCGAATCCGTAATTTCCGCATCCGAGCACCAAATGGCCAGTTTTTACCG CAGACTAAAACAGAGACATTGGTGACTGCCGATTTTCAAGGTGATCAAGGTTGGGGAGATGACAATCCTTCTGTGTTTGAGATGAAGATTGTACACACCATGCAAGGTGAATTCCAATTGACATATGGCTATAGTCCTGACAGAGCACCTCAAATTATGAGA GACCACTGGAGCACTTACATTGTGGAAGAGGATTTCAAGTTCATGTCTCAAAATGGTCTAAATGCAGTGAGGATTCCAGTCGGATGGTGGATAGCAAGTGATCCACCACCCAAGCATTTTGTTGGTGGGTCTATACAAGCTCTGGATAATGCTTTTAGATGGGCACA GACATACAGTATGAAGATTAGAGTTGATCTGCATGCAGTTCCTGGCTCGCAGAATGGCAACGACCACAGTGGTACAAGAGATGGATATCAGGAATGGGGAGCCTCCAACATACAGGATTGTGTTAATGTCATAGACTTCTTAGCATCTAGGTTCAAGAAATTAACCTTCCATAGAACTTCCTTACAATATACTGCAACATAA
- the LOC122073280 gene encoding uncharacterized protein LOC122073280: protein MEIQLSRTAGSPSQASSDHLSSNSNQNGNPNSMQSWWEAISKARSRIHALSSILPFFTSLSSLADSDRPARSLLESHEAHMTISSSLSSSSSGSGDDPLCQWLYETFQSSNPELRLVVLSFIPLIAGIYLSRVVSTASDNPTPSLAGFEAVLLALYASETKARGGKPILISIPDLSQPSLYHASRNQSAHRVTVEPQPSIGVLCHPLEPQIDVKSTKRACIVAIALDCYFKQISQMPSCSKLDLCQFAAGWAGQNCPCKSELDDIAEGGCYGNENFARVRVADEDEEEENDLIRDSVEGMNRLGIGEDCNESGFSRGSRVPLPWELLQPVLRILGHCLLAPLNSQDVRDAASLAVRCLYARASHDLVPQAILATRSLIQLDNRARFAAKAAAVANVASNAITPSKAKKPENLLVS from the coding sequence ATGGAGATCCAACTGAGTCGGACCGCTGGCTCCCCATCGCAAGCCTCTTCGGATCACCTAAGCTCGAACTCAAACCAGAATGGAAACCCTAATTCGATGCAGTCATGGTGGGAAGCTATTTCCAAGGCTCGATCGCGCATCCATGCCCTATCTTCgatcctccctttcttcacgtctctctcctctctcgcCGACTCAGACCGCCCTGCTCGATCTCTCCTCGAGTCCCATGAAGCCCACATGACcatctcctcttctctctcctcctcctcctccgggTCCGGCGATGATCCTCTCTGTCAATGGCTTTACGAGACCTTTCAGTCTTCCAATCCCGAGCTCCGCCTCGTCGTTCTCTCCTTCATTCCTCTCATTGCAGGAATCTATCTCTCTCGCGTCGTATCTACGGCTTCCGACAATCCAACTCCATCTCTTGCAGGCTTTGAAGCTGTTCTCTTAGCGCTATACGCTTCTGAAACCAAAGCTCGCGGCGGAAAACCTATATTGATCTCAATTCCAGATCTCTCGCAGCCATCGCTGTACCACGCGTCACGGAACCAGTCTGCCCATCGGGTCACCGTCGAACCTCAGCCGTCCATCGGGGTTCTCTGCCATCCTCTCGAACCACAGATCGACGTCAAGTCGACGAAACGGGCTTGTATAGTCGCCATCGCGCTTGATTGCTATTTCAAGCAAATCTCTCAGATGCCTAGCTGCTCCAAACTTGACTTGTGTCAGTTCGCCGCTGGGTGGGCGGGGCAAAATTGCCCCTGCAAGAGTGAACTTGACGACATTGCTGAAGGCGGGTGCTATGGGAATGAGAATTTTGCAAGGGTTAGGGTTGCAGATGAGGACGAAGAGGAGGAAAACGATCTGATTCGGGATTCTGTTGAAGGGATGAACAGATTGGGGATTGGAGAAGATTGTAACGAAAGTGGGTTTTCCCGAGGGTCAAGAGTTCCGCTTCCCTGGGAGCTTTTGCAGCCGGTATTGAGAATTCTTGGGCATTGCCTCTTGGCGCCCCTGAATTCGCAAGATGTAAGGGACGCGGCCTCGTTGGCAGTGAGGTGTTTGTATGCTAGGGCATCGCATGATCTGGTCCCACAGGCGATCTTGGCCACACGTAGCCTCATTCAGCTTGACAATCGGGCACGCTTTGCTGCGAAGGCGGCAGCTGTTGCCAATGTTGCTTCGAATGCGATCACACCTAGCAAAGCCAAGAAACCAGAGAATCTTTTGGTTTCATAA
- the LOC122073282 gene encoding uncharacterized protein LOC122073282, with translation MYRYANNPSLAAVELINEPPAPGVTFENLNKYYKAGYDTVRKHSSSAYVILSNRLNNSDAAEFPQLARGLKDSVIDVHYYNLYDTVFNNLTAQQNIDFIYSNRSVQLSEVTTIDGPLSFEGNGLENGKSMEHQCKTIRGLQKPNWKYMERPLLDAGTGLTGM, from the exons ATGTACAGGTATGCTAACAATCCAAGCCTTGCTGCAGTGGAACTGATCAATGAGCCTCCCGCGCCTGGGGTCACATTTGAGAacctaaataaatattataaagCTGGTTATGACACTGTAAGGAAGCACAGTTCAAGTGCTTATGTGATCCTATCTAACAGGTTGAATAATTCTGATGCTGCAGAGTTCCCCCAACTAGCAAGAGGCCTCAAAGACTCTGTTATTGATGTCCACTACTACAATCTCTATGATACTGTATTCAACAACTTGACTGCACAACAGAATATTGACTTTATCTACAGCAACCGCTCAGTGCAGTTGAGTGAAGTCACCACAATAGATGGTCCACTGAGTTTCGAAG GGAATGGACTGGAGAATGGGAAATCAATGGAACATCAATGCAAGACTATCAGAGGTTTGCAAAAGCCCAACTGGAAGTATATGGAAAGGCCACTTTTGGATGCGGGTACTGGTCTTACAGGAATGTGA
- the LOC122073281 gene encoding 3-hydroxyacyl-[acyl-carrier-protein] dehydratase FabZ-like, protein MEATALTNSFSSPITSYRRTLDHGFLAPASAFSQRTNSLPRISVSKPRSSVLSIAAKNRSSFITRCSANGAETEDKEIPIEKRYAAFPTVMDINQIREILPHRFPFLLVDRVIEYNPGISVVGIKNVTINDNFFPGHFPERPIMPGVLMIEAMAQVGGLVMLQPDVGGSRENFFFAGIDKVRFRKPVIAGDTLVMRMNLVKLQKRFGIAKMEGKAYVGGEVVCEGEFLMATGSSE, encoded by the exons ATGGAAGCTACTGCCTTAACCAATTCCTTCTCATCTCCAATCACGTCTTATCGGAGAACCCTTGACCATGGCTTCTTAGCTCCTGCATCTGCCTTCTCTCAAAGAACCAACTCTTTGCCTCGAATCTCTGTTTCCAAACCCAGATCTAGTGTTTTGTCCATTGCAGCAAAGAACAGGAGTAGCTTCATCACTCGCTGCTCCGCAAATGGTGCAGAAACTGAAGACAAGGAGATACCCATAGAAAAGA GATATGCTGCATTTCCAACCGTTATGGATATAAACCAGATTCGCGAGATTTTGCCGCACAG GTTTCCATTTCTTCTGGTGGATAGAGTGATCGAATACAATCCTGGGATCTCAGTTGTCGGCATTAAGAACGTAACAATAAATGATAACTTCTTCCCTGGACATTTCCCTGAGAGGCCCATTATGCCCGGTGTTCTCATGATTGAG GCAATGGCCCAGGTCGGAGGATTGGTGATGCTGCAACCTGATGTGGGTGGCTCTCgtgaaaatttcttctttgcagGCATTGACAAAGTAAGGTTCAGGAAGCCAGTGATTGCAGGTGACACCTTGGTCATGCGAATGAATCTTGTTAAGCTGCAGAAGCGCTTTGGAATAGCCAAAATGGAAGGGAAGGCATATGTTGGAGGGGAGGTAGTATGCGAGGGAGAGTTCTTGATGGCTACTGGTAGTAGTGAATAG